ACCGCCAGCCGTCCGATGCCGTGCAGGGTGAAGGTGTACTCGGTGACCATGGCCCCGCCGAGGAGCGATCCGAGGTCGATGCCGAAGATGGTGACGATGGGGGCGATGGCGCCGCGCCAGGCGTAGCGGAAGAAGACCGTACGGCTGGAGAGCCCCTTGGCCCTCGCCGTGCGGACGTGGTCCTCCTGTAGCTGCTCGACCATCTGGGAGCGGGTCATCCGGCTGTAGTTGGCCATGAAGATCAGCGAGAGCACCACCCAGGGCAGCAGCATTCCGCTGAACCACTTCGCCGGGTTCTCGGTGAAGGGGTAGTAGGCGGGCTGGTCCATGATCCCCAGCCCGCTGACGAACCAGGCCAGGGCGAGCACCCCGACGAAGTAGATCTGCATCGAGGCGCCGAGCAGCGACAGCGAGCTGAAGAACTTGTCGATCCAGGTGCCGCGCCGCCAGGCCGCGATCATGCCGATGCCGATCCCGCAGACCAGGAAGACGGCGGCGCCGCCGAGGGCGAGCGAGAGGGTGGTCGGGAAGCGGTCCACGATGGTGCTCCAGACCGGCTCCTGGCTGACGAAGGAGTAGCCGAAGCAGGGCGCGGCACAGTGCCCCACGGCGAAGTCCCGCCCGGCGACGATCCCCACCATGAACTTCCAGTACTGGACCGGCACCGGCTGGTCCAGGCCCAGATTCTTGTTGATCATGGCGAGCGAGGTGGGATCGCAGTTCTTGCCGCAGGCGAGCCGGGCCGGTTCGGCGGGCAGGGCGAAGAAGAGGAAGAACGTGATCGCACTGATCAGGATCATGATCACGATCGCGCCGAGGGACCGGCGGGCGAGGAATCTCAACATGACGTCGGTGATCTTCCGCTAGGGGCGGGTCCCGGCCGCGTCCGCCGGGGCGGACGCGGCCGGGTTCTGCGCTGCCTGGGTGCGGCCGCGGCTCCGTGGAGAAGGTGACTACTTGATGAAGACGGCCGTCGGGTCCACGGCGCCGTAGACCGAGTTGAACTTCACTCCGCCCAGCCCTGAGCCCCAGAGGGTGAACAGCCGGTTGTAGAAGGTCGGGACGGCGGGGATCTCATCGGTCAGGATCTTCTCGCTGAGCTTGATCCACTCCGAGGTGGCCCGGCTGAGGTCGCTGACCTTCGTGACCTTGCCGATCTCGTCGTTGACCGACGGGACGTTGAGGTGCGAGTAGTTCGCGGAGTCGTCGTAGACGTTCTGGCCGCCGTACACCGGCGGGACCACGGTCGAGGCGGACGGCCAGTCGGCACCCCACGAGGACCGGTACAGGTCGAACTTGTTCTTGACCTTTCCGATCTGGGTGTAATAGGTCGACTGGTCGATCTCCTTCTTCTGCACCTTGAACCCGGCCCGCTCCAGGGCCTGCTCGACGACCACCGAGGCGTCCTGGTGGGTGTCGCCGTTGCCGTAGGCGTAGACGAGCTCGTAGTTCTCCTTGCCCGCCTCCTTCAGCAGCTCCCTGGCCTTCTTGGCGTTGCCGCCGGGGTACTTCTTCTTCTGGAACGGGTCGAACGTGGGGTCGTAGCCCTTGAGCGTGGGACCGACCAGCCCGCCGCCGATCTCACCGGCCTTCGGACCGCCGAACTGCTGGAGGTACTGACCGCTGGGGAAGGCCCAAGCGATCGCCTCGCGCACCTTCTTGTCCTTGACTCGATCGGTGTTGATCGAAACGACATCCACATAGGGCTGCGTTTCGGTCAGCGACCGGGCCATCGCCTTCTTGTCCTTGAGGACCGTGGAGATCTGCGACGGGTCGACCGCGTTGGTCCACGTCATCCCGTTCCGGTCGGCGCCCTTGTCCGCCTGGAGCCGGCGGGTGGAGTCCACCCACTGGTGGCCGAAGGAGACGTCGAACTTCTCGACGTACTGATGGCGTATCGGGTCGGTCTTGGGGTCCCACTTGTCGTTCTTGACGAACTGGATGCCCTTGCCCGGCTTGAAGTTCTGGATCTTGTACGGACCGGAGGCCAGCGGGGCCTTGTCGTACTTCTCCTTGGTGTCCTTGGCCGACGGCACCGCGCCGATGTTGGGCATGGCGACCGCGAACGGCACCTCGGCGCGCGGCTGGTCGAAGTGGAAGACGACGGTCTTGTCGTCCGGGGTGTCCAGCACCGACTTGGGCAGGTGTTTGCCCTTGTAGGGGCCGTCCGGAAGCGCCTTGCGGTACTTCTGGCCCTCCCCGGAGAGCCACTGCTGGAGGTAGGTCGGCCCGTTGGTCTGATACGGCGCGTAGAGCCGCTCGACGGCCTGGCGGACGTCCTTGGAGGTGATGGGCGAGCCGTCCTCGAACTTCAGCCCGTCCTTGAGGGTGTACGTCCAGGTGCGGCCGCCGTCGGAGGACTTGCCGGTGTCGGTGGCGAGGTCGCCGACCAGCTTGGCCTTGCCCGTCTTGTCGTCGAACTGGTAGTTCGTCAGCGTCCGGTTGTAGAGCGTCTGCATGATCAGCTCATCGCTGACATAGATCTGCCCCGGGTCCAGATGCTCGAAGGCGTCCCGCTGGAGCACCGTGACGGTGCCGCCCTTCTTGG
This genomic interval from Streptomyces asiaticus contains the following:
- a CDS encoding ABC transporter permease, producing the protein MLRFLARRSLGAIVIMILISAITFFLFFALPAEPARLACGKNCDPTSLAMINKNLGLDQPVPVQYWKFMVGIVAGRDFAVGHCAAPCFGYSFVSQEPVWSTIVDRFPTTLSLALGGAAVFLVCGIGIGMIAAWRRGTWIDKFFSSLSLLGASMQIYFVGVLALAWFVSGLGIMDQPAYYPFTENPAKWFSGMLLPWVVLSLIFMANYSRMTRSQMVEQLQEDHVRTARAKGLSSRTVFFRYAWRGAIAPIVTIFGIDLGSLLGGAMVTEYTFTLHGIGRLAVESVQLTDLPMLMGVMLVSSAAIVVFNILVDAAYAFIDPRVRLA
- a CDS encoding ABC transporter substrate-binding protein, with the translated sequence MNIEEPSKNSRRARTFAVALAAGALALAGCSSGGGSSNPKDSNEPKMESQDITLGTAADSTGPAKDLPGAKKGGTVTVLQRDAFEHLDPGQIYVSDELIMQTLYNRTLTNYQFDDKTGKAKLVGDLATDTGKSSDGGRTWTYTLKDGLKFEDGSPITSKDVRQAVERLYAPYQTNGPTYLQQWLSGEGQKYRKALPDGPYKGKHLPKSVLDTPDDKTVVFHFDQPRAEVPFAVAMPNIGAVPSAKDTKEKYDKAPLASGPYKIQNFKPGKGIQFVKNDKWDPKTDPIRHQYVEKFDVSFGHQWVDSTRRLQADKGADRNGMTWTNAVDPSQISTVLKDKKAMARSLTETQPYVDVVSINTDRVKDKKVREAIAWAFPSGQYLQQFGGPKAGEIGGGLVGPTLKGYDPTFDPFQKKKYPGGNAKKARELLKEAGKENYELVYAYGNGDTHQDASVVVEQALERAGFKVQKKEIDQSTYYTQIGKVKNKFDLYRSSWGADWPSASTVVPPVYGGQNVYDDSANYSHLNVPSVNDEIGKVTKVSDLSRATSEWIKLSEKILTDEIPAVPTFYNRLFTLWGSGLGGVKFNSVYGAVDPTAVFIK